One Catharus ustulatus isolate bCatUst1 chromosome 2, bCatUst1.pri.v2, whole genome shotgun sequence genomic window carries:
- the CENPJ gene encoding centromere protein J isoform X1 yields the protein MPTVENLSGEQNFSTHWMFNTSRAGVLLGPGFTGLNFKKENLLPGPENITTLPEEVLHLSHSRSVSDDSLCEESGSSQTLQQCTTGTSFPTAAANLESSKPDLVHGEAGGQKKSCHSDTLLQRLEQLKELQQQKQEQLKKQQMEQLQRLMEEQQKLLSMVSGQPGALGYTVMAESQKLRPGYSTGLAPSPQLPSSGYQNIFEDRARALVSSHTQDNDSLQKLNNRECTSSLKNSLSEVSACEKQGKNMWCPEKKMELLMESEDNHVDPLGVESTDVSENSSGGVQLLTNTEERPIKAAIHEKKQTFEEFLEEQIQLEEQRLEQKQKLQETNGSAVQKPVIKRPFLKRGEGLTRFTNAKSKMTKLGENTSKLQQRVSDDRNVVKVDRSQTQKKSVPSGKELVSENPFAPCKKYSHSNKVKRCPIQKTVVLRNHNGENILSLETRMQSGKNHDGQMGDSYPSEINNKIENKENRVEFVKSNTGKTKTKLPGAEKSQLSQELTSALSNSKYPIGHPVKDSELSFELSFQNKLDNWEKEKEKENLELDEFLFLEQAADEISFSSNSSFVQRILERDQQTSKGRRMSSTPIKAKQQQVNVLAIELTNERNKRADCVARENINDSPVMHIASNSGTDFRMKDPLSKTDGVIFSTTSMKAAPALKSNHWIVNEDKSESSGDTSTDSESEFGATLKHDNKDTKSALVNHRESDPEFFDCESSVTDISKDSKNGDADLDLSDKDCGALSKQKIRKATDDHRNVLCISRNKMEFDDERTWSDLDENHVSTDLPEKYTKTPLQMDFSYKNNTTVPDKAIKRKVASKKGDEMSKESAVDSGSNGPPVSNLMLKLFPSLKPKQKAGCHPEREIKSNVEPELGGNTVPSQLLRERLAELENEIERFRAENTTLTKLREEREHALASIRKEIVDFEQKKAQELAEIEEYKKKEIKKLQKERKVFEKYTTEARAIPDKKERDEIQALKQQIAELQEDLKRKEAKWSTTHRRLKDQIEALANENFELKEEIRIMEKFRLEAWKKVEAAGSKKKTENPGMNLNRAESCLPNRGPKSRTASPLLPVQKCIKINGKSYSQAKVGKLCRTPASGPANDRNNSEAMTALEDSSQTSMVDTAPNEAYVSLPSAPAFTGSEEIERETAHPDGKVEKVLKNGCHLIFFPNGTCKKVGSDGKTITITFFNGDVKQIMPDQTVIYYYADAKTTHTTYSDGLEVLQFSNGQIEKHYPDGKKEITFPDQTIKNLFTDGQEESIFPDGTIVRVQRDGSKTIEFNNGQRELHTSQFKRREYPDGTVKTVYMNGQQETKYGSGRVRIKDKDGNIIMDTKL from the exons ATGCCAACTGTTGAAAATCTGAGTGGTGAGCAAAACTTCAGTACACATTGGATGTTCAATACTTCCCGTGCTGGAGTCTTATTAGGTCCTGGTTTTACTGGTTTGAacttcaagaaagaaaatttgttaCCTGGACCTGAAAACATCACAACTTTACCTGAAGAAGTGCTACATCTTTCACACAGCCGTTCTGTAAGTGATGACTCCCTGTGTGAAGAGTCTGGCAGCTCTCAGACACTTCAGCAATGTACCACTGGAACATCTTTTCCAACAGCAGCTGCAAACCTAGAAAGCTCTAAACCAGACTTAGTTCACGGTGAAGCGGGTGGTCAGAAGAAATCCTGTCACAGTGATACACTCTTACAGAGGCTTGAACAG CTGAAGGAATTGCAACAGCAGAAACAGGAACAGTTAAAGAAACAACAGATGGAACAACTTCAAAGGTTaatggaagagcagcagaagctACTTAGCATGGTATCTGGCCAGCCAGGAGCTCTTG GTTATACTGTAATGGCTGAAAGTCAGAAGCTGAGACCTGGGTATTCTACTGGTTTAGCACCTTCACCTCAATTGCCATCATCTGGATATCAGAATATCTTTGAAGACAGAGCTCGTGCTCTCGTTTCTTCCCATACACAAGACAACGATTCTTTACAAAAGCTGAACAACAGAGAATGCACCTCATCTTTGAAGAACAGTCTTTCAGAAGTGTCTGCCTGTGAAAAGCAAG gaaaaaacatgtggtgtccagaaaaaaagatggaattGTTAATGGAGAGTGAAGATAATCATGTTGATCCTTTAGGTGTGGAAAGCACAGATGTCTCTGAAAATTCCAGTGGAGGTGTACAGTTGTTGACTAATACAGAGGAAAG ACCTATTAAAGCTGCAATACATGAGAAGAAACAAACTTTTGAAGAATTCTTGGAAGAACAGATACAACTAGAAGAACAGCGTCTGGAGCAAAAACAGAAGTTACAG GAGACAAATGGATCAGCTGTCCAAAAACCAGTGATCAAGAGACCTTTCCTGAAAAGAGGAGAAGGTTTAACAAGATTCACTAATGCCAAGTCTAAAATGACAAAACTTGGAGAAAACACCTCAAAACTTCAACAAAGGGTTTCAGATGATAGAAATGTTGTTAAAGTGGACAGGTcacaaacacagaagaaaagtgTACCTTCTGGCAAAGAACTGGTTTCTGAAAATCCTTTTGCACCATGTAAAAAATACAGCCACTCCAATAAAGTCAAACGTTGTCCTATACAGAAGACAGTGGTACTCAGGAATCACAATGGAGAAAATATCTTGTCATTAGAAACAAGAATGCAATCCGGAAAAAATCATGATGGACAGATGGGAGATTCTTATCCATCAGAAATTaacaacaaaatagaaaataaagagaacagAGTAGAATTTGTTAAGTCTAACACCggcaaaaccaaaaccaaattacCTGGTGCAGAAAAGTCTCAATTGTCTCAAGAACTGACCAGTGCCTTATCTAATTCTAAGTATCCCATAGGTCACCCTGTAAAAGATTCAGAACTGTCTTTTGAACTTTCATTTCAGAATAAACTGGAtaactgggaaaaagaaaaagaaaaggagaaccTGGAATTAGatgaatttttgtttctagAACAAGCTGCAGATGAAATATCTTTCTCAAGTAATTCCTCATTTGTGCAAAGGATCTTGGAACGAGACCAGCAAACTTCAAAAGGCCGTAGGATGTCTTCTACTCCTATcaaggcaaagcagcagcaagtcAATGTGCTGGCCATCGAACTGAcaaatgagagaaataaaagggcAGACTGCGTGGCACGGGAAAATATAAATGATAGCCCAGTTATGCATATAGCCTCAAATTCAGGAACAGATTTTAGAATGAAGGATCCACTGAGTAAAACAGACGGTGTAATATTCTCAACTACTTCCAtgaaagcagctcctgctttaaaAAGTAATCACTGGATTGTAAATGAAGATAAGAGTGAGAGCAGTGGAGATACTAGTACAGATTCTGAGAGTGAATTTGGGGCCACATTGAAGCATGACAACAAAGATACTAAGTCAGCCCTTGTGAACCATAGAGAAAGCGATCCAGAATTTTTTGATTGTGAAAGTTCTGTTACAGACATCAGCAAAGACAGCAAAAATGGGGATGCTGACCTTGACTTGTCAGACAAAGATTGTGGTGCACTGTCAAAGCAAAAGATTAGAAAAGCTACAGACGATCACAGAAACGTGTTGTGTATAAGTAGGAATAAGATGGAGTTTGATGATGAAAGAACATGGAGTGATCTTGATGAAAATCATGTTAGCACTGATTTACCTGAAAAATACACTAAAACACCTTTGCAGATGGACTTTTCCTATAAGAATAATACAACTGTCCCAgataaagcaataaaaagaaaagttgccTCAAAGAAAGGAGATGAAATGTCCAAAGAATCTGCAGTGGACAGTGGTTCAAACGGGCCTCCTGTATCAAACCTGATGCTGAAACTGTTTCCTTCACTGAAGCCAAAGCAGAAGGCAGGCTGCCATCCAGAGCGTGAAATCAAATCAAATGTGGAACCAGAGCTGGGAG GAAACACTGTTCCATCCCAGCTACTGAGAGAGAGACTCGCTGAATTGGAAAATGAAATTGAGAGATTCCGAGCTGAAAACACAACTCTGACTAAGCTCCGTGAAGAGAGAGAGCACGCCCTGGCAAGTATcag GAAAGAAATTGTAGACTTTGAACAGAAGAAAGCCCAAGAACTGGCTGAAAtagaagaatataaaaaaaaagaaattaaaaaactgCAAAAGGAGCGtaaagtttttgaaaaatacaCCACAGAGGCTAGAGCAATTCCAGATAAAAAAGAACGGGATGAAATTCAG GCTTTAAAACAGCAGATTGCAGAGTTACAGGAAGATCTAAAACGAAAAGAGGCAAAATGGTCAACCACCCATCGACGCCTGAAAGATCAAATAGAAGCTTTGGCAAATGAGAATTTTGAGCTAAAAGAGGAAATCAGAATTATGGAGAAGTTTCGTCTAGAAGCCTGGAAGAAGgtagaagctgctggaagcaagaagaaaacagaaaatcctgGGATGAATCTAAATAGAGCAGAATCT TGTCTACCAAATAGAGGCCCAAAAAGTCGAACTGCATCTCCACTTCTTCCAGTACAGAAGTGCATCAAAATAAATGGCAAAAGTTATTCACAGGcaaaag TAGGAAAACTTTGTAGAACACCTGCATCAGGACCTGCTAATGACAGAAACAACTCTGAGGCAATGACAGCACTAGAAGATTCTTCTCAGACTTCTATGGTA GACACCGCTCCTAATGAAGCTTATGTGTCACTACCATCTGCTCCTGCATTTACAGGCAGTGAAGAGATAGAGAGAGAAACTGCTCATCCTGATGGAAAG GttgaaaaggttttgaaaaatGGCTGTCACCTTATATTTTTCCCAAATGGAACATGCAAAAAAGTAGGCTCTGATGGGAAGACCATAACTATAACCTTCTTCAATGGGGATGTGAAGCAGATTATGCCTGATCAAACAGTG ATTTATTACTATGCTGATGCTAAGACTACTCACACTACATACTCTGATGGCTTAGAGGTCTTGCAGTTTTCAAATGGACAAATAG aGAAGCATTATCCTGATGGCAAGAAGGAAATAACCTTCCCTGATCAAACAATTAAGAATTTATTTACAGATGGCCAGGAAGAAAGTATCTTTCCTGATGGCACCATTGTTCGTGTGCAGCG AGATGGAAGCAAAACTATAGAGTTCAATAATGGCCAGCGAGAACTCCACACATCACAGTTTAAGAGACGGGAGTATCCAGATGGGACTGTCAAGACTGTGTACATGAATGGACAGCAGGAAACCAAGTATGGCTCTGGCAGAGTCAGAATAAAGGACAAGGATGGTAATATTATCATGGACACTAAGTTATAG